The following coding sequences lie in one Sorex araneus isolate mSorAra2 chromosome 4, mSorAra2.pri, whole genome shotgun sequence genomic window:
- the SEMA3F gene encoding semaphorin-3F isoform X2 has protein sequence MPAAGLLLWASLLTGAWPATSLQDHLLATPRVRLSFKELKATGTAHFFNFLLNTTDYRILLKDEDHDRMYVGSKDYVLSLDLHDINREPLIIHWAASPQRIEECVLSGKDGNGECGNFVRLIQPWNRTHLYVCGTGAYNPMCTYVNRGRRAQEYIFYLEPERLESGKGKCPYDPKLDTASALINEELYAGVYIDFMGTDAAIFRTLGKQTAMRTDQYNSRWLNDPSFIHAELIPDSAERNDDKLYFFFRERSAEAPQSPAVYARIGRICLNDDGGHCCLVNKWSTFLKARLVCSVPGEDGIETHFDELQDVFVQQTQDVRNPVIYAVFTSSGSVFRGSAVCVYSMADIRMVFNGPFAHKEGPNYQWMPFSGKMPYPRPGTCPGGTFTPSMKSTKDYPDEVINFMRSHPLMYQAVYPLQRRPLVVRTGAPYRLTTVAVDQVDAADGRYEVLFLGTDRGTVQKVIVLPKDDQEMEELMLEEVEVFKEPAPVKTMTISSKRQQLYVASAVGVTHLSLHRCQAYGAACADCCLARDPYCAWDGQACSRYTASSKRRSRRQDIRHGNPIRQCRGFNSNANKNAVEAVQYGVAGSAAFLECQPRSPQATVKWLFQRDASDRRREIRAEDRFLRTEQGLLLRALQLGDRGLYSCTATENNFKHVVTRVQLHVLGREAVHAALFPPPAVSAPPPPGAGPPTPPYQELAQLLAQPEVGLIHQYCQGYWRHVPPSPREAPGAPRPPELQDPKKPRNRRHHPPDT, from the exons ATGCCTGCTGCTGGCCTCCTCCTCTGGGCTTCCCTGCTGACCGGAGCCTGGCCAGCCACCTCCCTCCAGGATCACCTCCTGGCCACACCTCGTGTACGGCTCTCATTCAAAG AGCTCAAGGCCACGGGCACTGCCCACTTCTTCAACTTCCTGCTCAACACAACTGACTACCGCATCCTGCTCAAGGACGAGGACCACGACCGCATGTATGTGGGCAGCAAGGACTATGTGCTGTCGCTGGACCTGCACGACATCAACCGGGAGCCCCTCATT ATCCACTGGGCAGCCTCCCCGCAGCGCATTGAGGAGTGTGTGCTCTCGGGCAAGGACGGCAAC GGTGAGTGCGGGAACTTCGTCAGGCTTATTCAGCCCTGGAACCGAACACACCTGTATGTGTGTGGGACTGGCGCCTACAACCCCATGTGCACCTACGTGAACCGCGGCCGTCGCGCACAG GAGTACATCTTCtacctggagccagagagactcGAGTCTGGGAAGGGCAAGTGTCCGTACGACCCCAAGCTGGACACGGCCTCAGCTCTCATCA ATGAGGAGCTGTATGCTGGCGTGTACATCGACTTCATGGGCACTGATGCAGCCATCTTCCGCACGCTGGGGAAGCAGACAGCCATGCGCACTGACCAGTACAACTCTCGGTGGCTCAATG ACCCTTCCTTCATCCATGCCGAGCTCATCCCTGACAGTGCCGAGCGCAATGACGACAAACTCTACTTTTTCTTCCGGGAGCGCTCCGCTGAGGCGCCTCAGAGCCCCGCCGTGTACGCCCGCATTGGGCGAATCTGCCTG AACGACGATGGCGGCCACTGCTGCCTGGTCAACAAGTGGAGCACGTTCCTGAAGGCGCGGCTCGTGTGCTCAGTGCCCGGGGAGGACGGCATCGAGACCCATTTCGATGAACTCC agGACGTGTTTGTCCAGCAGACGCAGGACGTGAGGAATCCAGTCATCTATGCGGTCTTCACCTCCTCAGG CTCCGTGTTCCGAGGTTCCGCCGTATGTGTCTACTCCATGGCTGACATCCGCATGGTCTTCAATGGGCCTTTTGCCCACAAAGAGGGCCCCAACTACCAGTGGATGCCCTTTTCAGGGAAGATGCCCTACCCACGGCCTGGCACG TGCCCCGGAGGGACCTTCACGCCGTCCATGAAGTCCACCAAGGACTACCCTGACGAGGTGATCAACTTTATGCGCAGCCACCCCCTCATGTACCAGGCCGTGTACCCCCTGCAGCGGCGGCCCCTGGTGGTCCGCACGGGCGCACCCTACCGCCTCACCACCGTCGCCGTGGACCAGGTGGACGCAGCCGACGGGCGCTATGAGGTGCTTTTCCTGGGCACAG ACCGCGGGACAGTTCAGAAGGTCATCGTGCTGCCCAAGGATGACCAGGAGATGGAGGAGCTCATGCTGGAAGAGGTGGAGGTGTTCAAG GAACCAGCGCCGGTGAAGACCATGACCATCTCTTCCAAGAGG CAACAACTGTACGTGGCCTCGGCAGTGGGGGTCACGCACCTCAGCCTGCACCGCTGCCAGGCGTACGGGGCAGCCTGTGCCGACTGCTGCCTCGCCCGGGACCCCTACTGCGCCTGGGATGGCCAGGCCTGCTCGCGCTACACCGCATCCTCCAAGAG GCGGAGCCGTCGGCAGGACATTCGACACGGAAACCCCATCAGGCAGTGCCGCGGGTTCAACTCCAATG CCAACAAGAATGCCGTAGAGGCCGTGCAGTACGGCGTGGCGGGCAGCGCTGCCTTCCTCGAGTGCCAGCCCCGCTCACCCCAGGCCACCGTGAAGTGGCTGTTCCAGCGAGATGCCAGCGACCGTCGCCGAGAG aTCCGCGCCGAGGACCGCTTCCTGCGCACAGAGCAGGGCTTGCTGCTACGCGCCCTGCAGCTCGGGGACCGAGGTCTCTACTCCTGCACAGCCACCGAGAACAACTTCAAGCACGTGGTCACGCGGGTCCAGCTGCACGTCCTGGGCCGGGAGGCCGTCCATGCCGCCCTCTTCCCACCGCCGGCTGTGAGCGCCCCACCACCTCCAGGCGCGGGCCCCCCCACGCCTCCCTACCAGGAGCTGGCCCAGTTGCTGGCCCAGCCGGAAGTGGGCCTCATCCACCAGTACTGCCAGGGCTACTGGCGCCATGTGCCCCCCAGTCCCAGGGAGGCGCCAGGGGCTCCCCGGCCTCCCGAACTCCAGGACCCGAAAAAGCCCCGGAACCGCCGCCACCACCCGCCGGACACTTGA
- the SEMA3F gene encoding semaphorin-3F isoform X1 — translation MPAAGLLLWASLLTGAWPATSLQDHLLATPRVRLSFKELKATGTAHFFNFLLNTTDYRILLKDEDHDRMYVGSKDYVLSLDLHDINREPLIIHWAASPQRIEECVLSGKDGNGECGNFVRLIQPWNRTHLYVCGTGAYNPMCTYVNRGRRAQATPWTQTQAVRGRGSRATDGALRPTPTAPRQEYIFYLEPERLESGKGKCPYDPKLDTASALINEELYAGVYIDFMGTDAAIFRTLGKQTAMRTDQYNSRWLNDPSFIHAELIPDSAERNDDKLYFFFRERSAEAPQSPAVYARIGRICLNDDGGHCCLVNKWSTFLKARLVCSVPGEDGIETHFDELQDVFVQQTQDVRNPVIYAVFTSSGSVFRGSAVCVYSMADIRMVFNGPFAHKEGPNYQWMPFSGKMPYPRPGTCPGGTFTPSMKSTKDYPDEVINFMRSHPLMYQAVYPLQRRPLVVRTGAPYRLTTVAVDQVDAADGRYEVLFLGTDRGTVQKVIVLPKDDQEMEELMLEEVEVFKEPAPVKTMTISSKRQQLYVASAVGVTHLSLHRCQAYGAACADCCLARDPYCAWDGQACSRYTASSKRRSRRQDIRHGNPIRQCRGFNSNANKNAVEAVQYGVAGSAAFLECQPRSPQATVKWLFQRDASDRRREIRAEDRFLRTEQGLLLRALQLGDRGLYSCTATENNFKHVVTRVQLHVLGREAVHAALFPPPAVSAPPPPGAGPPTPPYQELAQLLAQPEVGLIHQYCQGYWRHVPPSPREAPGAPRPPELQDPKKPRNRRHHPPDT, via the exons ATGCCTGCTGCTGGCCTCCTCCTCTGGGCTTCCCTGCTGACCGGAGCCTGGCCAGCCACCTCCCTCCAGGATCACCTCCTGGCCACACCTCGTGTACGGCTCTCATTCAAAG AGCTCAAGGCCACGGGCACTGCCCACTTCTTCAACTTCCTGCTCAACACAACTGACTACCGCATCCTGCTCAAGGACGAGGACCACGACCGCATGTATGTGGGCAGCAAGGACTATGTGCTGTCGCTGGACCTGCACGACATCAACCGGGAGCCCCTCATT ATCCACTGGGCAGCCTCCCCGCAGCGCATTGAGGAGTGTGTGCTCTCGGGCAAGGACGGCAAC GGTGAGTGCGGGAACTTCGTCAGGCTTATTCAGCCCTGGAACCGAACACACCTGTATGTGTGTGGGACTGGCGCCTACAACCCCATGTGCACCTACGTGAACCGCGGCCGTCGCGCACAG GCCACGCCCTGGACCCAGACGCAGGCGGTCAGAGGCCGCGGCAGCAGAGCCACGGATGGCGCCCTCCGCCCGACGCCCACAGCCCCGCGCCAG GAGTACATCTTCtacctggagccagagagactcGAGTCTGGGAAGGGCAAGTGTCCGTACGACCCCAAGCTGGACACGGCCTCAGCTCTCATCA ATGAGGAGCTGTATGCTGGCGTGTACATCGACTTCATGGGCACTGATGCAGCCATCTTCCGCACGCTGGGGAAGCAGACAGCCATGCGCACTGACCAGTACAACTCTCGGTGGCTCAATG ACCCTTCCTTCATCCATGCCGAGCTCATCCCTGACAGTGCCGAGCGCAATGACGACAAACTCTACTTTTTCTTCCGGGAGCGCTCCGCTGAGGCGCCTCAGAGCCCCGCCGTGTACGCCCGCATTGGGCGAATCTGCCTG AACGACGATGGCGGCCACTGCTGCCTGGTCAACAAGTGGAGCACGTTCCTGAAGGCGCGGCTCGTGTGCTCAGTGCCCGGGGAGGACGGCATCGAGACCCATTTCGATGAACTCC agGACGTGTTTGTCCAGCAGACGCAGGACGTGAGGAATCCAGTCATCTATGCGGTCTTCACCTCCTCAGG CTCCGTGTTCCGAGGTTCCGCCGTATGTGTCTACTCCATGGCTGACATCCGCATGGTCTTCAATGGGCCTTTTGCCCACAAAGAGGGCCCCAACTACCAGTGGATGCCCTTTTCAGGGAAGATGCCCTACCCACGGCCTGGCACG TGCCCCGGAGGGACCTTCACGCCGTCCATGAAGTCCACCAAGGACTACCCTGACGAGGTGATCAACTTTATGCGCAGCCACCCCCTCATGTACCAGGCCGTGTACCCCCTGCAGCGGCGGCCCCTGGTGGTCCGCACGGGCGCACCCTACCGCCTCACCACCGTCGCCGTGGACCAGGTGGACGCAGCCGACGGGCGCTATGAGGTGCTTTTCCTGGGCACAG ACCGCGGGACAGTTCAGAAGGTCATCGTGCTGCCCAAGGATGACCAGGAGATGGAGGAGCTCATGCTGGAAGAGGTGGAGGTGTTCAAG GAACCAGCGCCGGTGAAGACCATGACCATCTCTTCCAAGAGG CAACAACTGTACGTGGCCTCGGCAGTGGGGGTCACGCACCTCAGCCTGCACCGCTGCCAGGCGTACGGGGCAGCCTGTGCCGACTGCTGCCTCGCCCGGGACCCCTACTGCGCCTGGGATGGCCAGGCCTGCTCGCGCTACACCGCATCCTCCAAGAG GCGGAGCCGTCGGCAGGACATTCGACACGGAAACCCCATCAGGCAGTGCCGCGGGTTCAACTCCAATG CCAACAAGAATGCCGTAGAGGCCGTGCAGTACGGCGTGGCGGGCAGCGCTGCCTTCCTCGAGTGCCAGCCCCGCTCACCCCAGGCCACCGTGAAGTGGCTGTTCCAGCGAGATGCCAGCGACCGTCGCCGAGAG aTCCGCGCCGAGGACCGCTTCCTGCGCACAGAGCAGGGCTTGCTGCTACGCGCCCTGCAGCTCGGGGACCGAGGTCTCTACTCCTGCACAGCCACCGAGAACAACTTCAAGCACGTGGTCACGCGGGTCCAGCTGCACGTCCTGGGCCGGGAGGCCGTCCATGCCGCCCTCTTCCCACCGCCGGCTGTGAGCGCCCCACCACCTCCAGGCGCGGGCCCCCCCACGCCTCCCTACCAGGAGCTGGCCCAGTTGCTGGCCCAGCCGGAAGTGGGCCTCATCCACCAGTACTGCCAGGGCTACTGGCGCCATGTGCCCCCCAGTCCCAGGGAGGCGCCAGGGGCTCCCCGGCCTCCCGAACTCCAGGACCCGAAAAAGCCCCGGAACCGCCGCCACCACCCGCCGGACACTTGA